The sequence TAGCCCGGATGGAGCGAAGCGCAATCCGGGTCTTACGTGTCGGAAGCTCTGTCCCGGATTTCGCTGCGCTCAATCCGGGTTACGAAGTCCAACGATCAGGCAGCTGCCGCCTTCTTCGGCGCGAAGCGCCCGTAGAAGGTTTCCCCCTTCGCGGCCATCTCCTCGAGCAGCTTCGGCGGGGTGAAGCGCGAGCCGTACTTCGCTTCCAGCTTGTGGCAGAGCTCGACGAACTTCTTCGTGCCCATGAAATCGATATAGGACAGCGTGCCGCCGGTGAACGGCGCGAAGCCGAAGCCGAGGATCGAGCCGACATCGGCCTCGCGCGGATCGGTGATGACGTTGTCCTCCACCGTGCGCGCGGCTTCCACCGCCTGCACCACCAGGAAGCGCTGCTTCAGCTCCTCGATATCGAGCGTGTCAGGGTCGAGCTGCTTCGGCTGCAAGGCCGAGAGGCCCGGCCACAGGCTCTTCTGGCCCTTGCCCTTCTCGGGATAGTCGTAGAAGCCCTTGCTGTTCTTGCGGCCGAGACGGCCCTGCTTTTCGACCATCTCCACCATCAGCTTCTTCTGATCGGGATTGATGGCGTTGGGGCCGAGATCGGCTTCGGTGGCCTTCATGATCTTGAGGCCAAGGTCGAGCGCGACTTCATCCGACAGCGATAGCGGGCCGACCGGCATGCCGGCCATCTTGGCGCAGTTCTCGATCATCGCCGGCGGGACGCCTTCGAGGAACATCTCGTTGCCTTCGGCAACGTAGCGGCCGACGCAGCGATTGGCGAAGAAGCCCCTGGAGTCGTTGACCACGATCGGAGTCTTGCCGATCTGCCGGACGTAGTCGAGCGCGGTCGCGAGCGCGACGTCGCCAGTGTTCTTGCCGAGGATGATCTCGACCAGCATCATCTTCTCGACCGGCGAGAAGAAGTGGATGCCGACGAACTTGCCCTGGTCCTTGAAGCCTTCGGCCAACGAACTGATCGGCAGCGTCGAGGTGTTGGACGCGAAGATCACGTCGGGCTTGAGATATTCCTGCGCCTTGGCAAAGGTCTCCGCCTTGACCTTGCGATCCTCGAACACGGCCTCGATGACGAGATCGACGTCCTTCAGCGCCGCGTAGTCGGCGGTCGGCGTGATCCGCGCGAGCAGCGCTTCGGCATCCGCAGGCTTGGCGCGGCCCTTCTTGATCTGGTCCTCGATCACCTTCTGCGCATGCGCCTTGCCCTTGTCGGCGCTTTCCTGGTCGCGGTCGATCAGGACGACGTCGAGGCCGGCGCGGGCCGAGACGTAGCCGACGCTCGCGCCCATGAAGCCGGCGCCGATCACGGCGATCTTCTTCACCTTGGTTGGGGCTACGTCCTTCGGACGGCGCGCGCCCTTGTTGAGCTCCTGCATCGACAGGAACAGGCTGCGGATCATCGCGGCCGCTTCCTTGGAGCGCAGCACCGAGGTGAAGTAGCGCGATTCCACCCGCAGCGCGGCGTCGATCGGCAGCTGCAGGCCCTCATAGACGCAGCTCATGATCGCGCGCGCGGCCGGATAATTGTCGTAGGTCTCGCGGCGATAGATCGCATTGCCGGCCGGGAACATCATCATGCCGGCCTTGGAGAACACCGGACCGCCCGGGAGCTTGAAGCCCTTCTCGTCCCAGGGCGCGACCGCCTTGCCGCCGCCCTTGATCCAGTCCTTCGCGGCCTTGACGAGGTCGGCGGCGGGCACGACGGCGTGGATCAGGTTCAGCGCCTTCGCCTTCTCGACCGTGACAGGATCGCCCTTGAGCAGGATCGTCATGGCGTCCTGCGGCGGCACCAGGCGCGGCACGCGCTGCGTACCGCCGGCGCCGGGGAACAGGCCGACCTTGACCTCGGGCAGGCCGAGGCGGGTCTTGGGATTCTCGGCCGCCACGCGATAGTGGCAGCACAGCGTGATCTCGAAGCCGCCGCCGAGCGCGAGGCCGTTGATCGCGGCCGCCCACGGCTTGCCTGACGTCTCGATCGAGCGCAGCACCTGCGAGAAGCGGCGGCTCTGGTCGAACAGCATCTGGTTCGCGGCGGTCTCGCCTTGCTCCTTGAAGACTTTTGCGTAGGCCTGGTTCATGCCTTCGAGCATGGAGAGGTCGGCGCCAGCGCAGAATGCTTCCTTGGCGGAGGTGATGACGACGCCCTTCACCGCGGCATCGGCCGTGGTTGCCTTGACGATCGCGTCGAGCTCATTGGTCGAAGTCTCGTCGAGCACGTTCATCGAACGGCCCGGGATGTCCCAGGTGACGAGCGCGATGCCGTCGGAATCGGTCTCAACCTTGAAGTTCTTGTACGACATGGTGGTTGCTCCTCGGTGCCGCAGCCAGTCTTCGGCGCGGCGGTTGACTGTGATCTCGTAGGGTGGGCAAAGGCGCTCTTGCGCCGTGCCCACCATCATTCGCGAAGACAGCAGTGGTGGGCACGCTTCGCTTTGCCCACCCTACGTTCTTACACCCGCTCGATGATGGTCGCGGTGCCCATGCCGCCGCCGATGCACAGCGTGACCAGGGCCGTGGACTTGTTGGTGCGTTCGAGCTCGTCGAGCACGGTGCCCAAAATCATCGCGCCGGTTGCGCCGAGCGGATGGCCGAGCGCGATGGCGCCGCCATTGACGTTGATCTTGGCATTGTCGATGTCGAAGGCCTGGATGTAGCGCAGCACGACGGAGGCAAACGCCTCGTTGAGCTCGAACAGATCGATGTCCGACTTCTTCATGCCGGAACGCGCGAAAAGCTTTTCGGTGACGTCGACCGGGCCGGTCAGCATCATCGCCGGCTCAGAGCCGATGTTGGCGAACGCACGGATTTTTGCACGCGGCTTCATGCCGTACTTGGCACCCGCCTCCTTGCTGCCGAGCAGCACGGCACCGGCGCCGTCGACAATGCCGGAGGAGTTGCCGGCGTGATGCACGTAGTTGACGCGCTCGATCTCGGGATGCGACTGCACCGCGACGCCGTCGAAGCCGCCCATCTGCGCCATCATCGTGAACGACGGCTGGAGCTGTGCCAGCGACTGCATCGTCGTCGAGGGACGCATGTGCTCGTCCTTGGCGAGGATGGTGAGGCCGTTGATGTCCTTCACCGGCACCACCGACTTGTTGAAGCGGCCCTCGTCCCAGGCCTTAGCCGCGCGCTGCTGGCTCTGCACCGCGTAGGCATCGACGTCGTCGCGCGAGAAGCCGTACTTCGTGGCGATCAGATCGGCCGAAACGCCCTGCGGCATGAAATAGGCCGGCACCGCCATCGAAGGGTCCATCGGCCAGGCGCCGCCGGAAGCGCCGATGCCGACGCGGCTCATGGATTCGGCGCCGCCGCCGATCACCAGCTCATGCTGGCCGCTCATCACCTGGGCTGCGGCAAAGTTCACGGCGTCGAGACCGGATGCGCAGAAGCGGCTGATCTGCACGCCGGGCACGGCCTCGCCGAGGCCAGCCTTGAGCGCGGCGAAGCGCGCGATATCGGAGCCGGCTTCGCCGACGGGATCGACCACGCCGAGCACGACGTCGTCGACCGAATCTTCCGGCAAATTGTTGCGGTCCTTTAGCGCCTTCAGCGGCACCGTAGCGAGCGCCAGCGCGGTCACTTCGTGCAGCGCGCCGTCCGCCTTGCCGCGGCCGCGGGGAGTTCGGACGTGGTCGTAGATATAGGCATCTGCCATGGGAGCCTCCTGATTGCAGTTATTGGTTACGACCGCGACGCGATCGGGATCATTCCTGGAATGTGAATTCGTAGAACAGCGGCAGCCCTTCGCCATGGCGGAGGAATTGCCGCGCAGTGTCGTAAGCCTTCATCCCCGTGCTCAGATCGAGGATGTGATCGAGCTGGGGGGTGGTGGTCGTGTCCGTCAGGTAAAACCCTTCGATACCGAGAATCCCGACACCATTGGCCTCGCAGCGGTCGACGATGTCGAGGGCAGAGCGCGCGCAGAACTTGTCGCGGCGGAGCCCGGCGCCGAAGGCGCGAAACTCCGCAACGATCGCGTCTGCTGCCGACATCGAAACTCCTCAGAACGCTTCCGCCGGCAATTCCATGATGGTGGCGCAGCCGGACTGGATGCGCGCGAGATTGGCCGCGGTTTCCGGCAGCATCCGCTCCATGAAGAAGCGGCCGGTGACGAGCTTGGTCGAGAGATAGGGCGTCGCGCCGCTCTCGGCAATCTTGGCATTCGTCACCTTCGCCATCTTGGCCCACATGTAGCCGAGCGCGACGAAGCCGAAGAGATGCATGTAGTCGGTCGCGGCGGCGCCCGCATTGTCCGGCTTCATCATCGCATTCTGCATCAGCCAGGTCGTGGCCTGCTGGAGATGGCCGAGCGAGGCCGAGAGCGGGGTGATGAACGGCTTCATCGCCTCGTCGCCGCCGTTCTCCTTGGCGAAGGCCATGACCTCGCCGAAGAAGGCCATGATGGCGCGGCCGCCGTCGCGAGGCAGCTTGCGGCCGACGAGGTCGAGCGCCTGGATGCCGTTGGCGCCTTCATAGATCATGGCGATACGCGCATCGCGCACGAACTGCTCCATGCCCTGCTCGGCGATGTAGCCGTGGCCGCCATACATCTGCTGCGCCTGCACCGCGTTGGCAAAACCGTACTCGGTGAGGAAACCCTTCAGCACCGGCGTCATCAGGCCCATGTGGTCGTCGGCGGCCTGGCGGTCCTTCGGATCTTCGGAGCGGTGGGCGACGTCGCTCTTCAGCGCGGTCCACATCACGAAGGCGCGCGCGGCCTCGTTGAAGGCGCGGATCGAGAGCAGCGTGCGGCGCACGTCAGGATGCACGATGATCGGGTCGGCCTGCTTGTCCGGCGCCTTGGCACCGGTGAGCGCGCGGCCCTGGATACGCTCGCGGGCGTAGGCGACCGCGTTCTGATAGGCCACTTCAGACTGCGCGAGGCCCTGAACGGCGACGCCGAGGCGGGCCTCGTTCATCATCACGAACATGCCCTGCATGCCCTTGTTCTCTTCGCCGATCAGCCAGCCGGTGGCGTTGTCGTAGTTCATCACACAGGTGGAGTTGCCGTGGATGCCCATCTTGTGCTCGATCGAGCCGCAGACGACGCCATTGCGCTGCCCGACCGAACCATCGGCATTCACCAGGAATTTCGGCACCACGAACAGCGACACGCCCTTGATGCCGGCGGGCGCGCCCTCGATGCGGGCGAGCACGAGGTGGATGATGTTGTCGGCGAGATCGTGCTCGCCGGCCGAAATGAAGATCTTGGTGCCCGTGATCTTGAAGCTGCCGTCGGCCTGCCGCACCGCCTTGGTGCGGAGCATGCCGAGATCGGTGCCGCAATGCGGCTCGGTCAGGTTCATGGTGCCGGTCCACTCGCCCGCGATCATCTTCGGCACGTAGGTCTGCTTCTGCTCCGGCGTGCCGTGAACGAGCAGCGCCGCGGTCGCACCCATGGTGAGGCCGCCATACATCGAGAACGCCATGTTGGCGGAGATCTGGAATTCGTTGACCGCCTGGGAGAGCGTTACCGGCAGGCCCTGACCGCCGAACTCGGTCGGAGCCGACAGGCCGAGCCAACCGCCTTCGGCGACCTGCTTGAACGCGTCCTTGAAACCCTTCGGCGTGGTGACGCTGCCGTCATCGGCGCGCTTGCAGCCTTCGAGATCGCCCACGCGGTTCAGCGGCTGCAGCACCTCTTCGGAGAGCTTGGCGGCCTCGCCCAGGATCGCCTCGCGCACGTCGCTCGACGCATCGGAGAAGCCGGCGAGGTTGTCGTAGCGGTCGATCTGGAAGACGTCGTTGAGCAGGAAGTTCACGTCTTCGACGGGGGCTTTATAGATCGGCATGTTGGTCTCCCGGCATGGGCTCTGAAGGGATGATGTTGGGCTTATGATTGGGTGGCGGCAAGCTGCTCCGCCATTAGGCGGTGCAGCATGTTGATCGCCTTGAGCGGGCGCACCATCACCTTGAAATGCGTGATGCGTCCCTCGGTATCGAAGGTGATGATGTCGACGCCGTTGATCTCGATGCCGTCGATGACATTCTTGAATTCGAGCACGGCGCCATCGGCGCTCTTCCACTCGCCGACATAGGTGAAGCCGGGGCCGCCGAGCACCTTCTCGGCGCTGGAGAGATATTTGAAGGTGATGTCGCGGCCGCGCTGCGGCGAATGCACGACGGGGCTTTCGAACACGGCGTCAGGATGCAGGAGGTCCCAGAGCGCGGCGCGGTCATGGGACTTCATGTAGGCGTACCAGGAATCGAGGCCGGTCATTCTCGGGTCCCTCCCTAAAGGGCTTTTCAGCAGCCTTGGCAAAAAAACGCGAAAACAACCCCATGCACAGTAGCGCCCAGCTTGATTTTGCTGGGTTTTCGGGTGGGGTCTTTGGCCCCATCCTCAAGCCGCCTCATATGCACATTGACGCATATGCGCCGATGCGCATAAAGTCAAGCGAGTTGGTCACGGTCGAAGAAGGAGGTCAGTCATGGCACTGGGCGACGCAATCCTCGCATGCCTGACGGAACGTCCGATGACGGGCTACGAGCTCGCCAAGACGTTCGATTCCTCGATCGGCTTCTTCTGGAAGGCCGACCACCAGCAGATCTACCGCGAGCTCTCCAAGCTGCGCGACCGCGGCTACATCCAGGGCCGTGAGGTCGTGCAGTCAGGCAAACCCAATAAACTCATCTATACGCTCACTCCCGAGGGCCGAACAGCGCTGCGGCACTGGGCCGCGCGGCCAAGCACGCCCCCCTCGATCAAGGACGACCTGCTGGTGAGGCTGCATGCGCTCGACAGCATCGACACCGAGCCGATGCGCACCGATCTGATGGCCCGCCTGGAGCACCACCGCGACCGCCACGCCAATTACGAGCGCATCCTGAAGAAGCGTTTCCCGGACGGCACGGCGGAAGGCCGGCTCGATCTCGGCAACCTCCTCCTGCTTCAGCTCGGCGCCCGCCACGAGCAGATGGTGGCCGATTTTTGCGAAGAGGCGCTCGCGGCGCTGTCGACGATGAGCGGCAAGGCCGCGGTGGTGCCGATCGAGGACGGCAAGCGGGAGAAGGGTTGAGGCCTGTCGAGGGCCTCCGCGACGGAAGTCTGCCGCCACACCCGCGGTGTCATGCCCCGCGAAGGCGGGGCATCCAGTACTCCGAGGCGGCGCGGCTAGAATCGAGCCGCCGCGGCGTACTGGATCGCCCGCCTTCGCGGGCGATGACAGCGAAGTGTGTTACGGCAGCAGGAACAGATGCCCGCCTTCGCGGGGCATGACACCGGCTATTTGGCGACTGGACGAGCGCCACAATCAACCCACCGGTTCCCGCCGCCCAACTTTAAGACACCCGCGCCGCATTCCTTAACCCGTTATTTACCGTAACAGGAAAAAGTCGGTTTTCGAGGCAGACGACCCGCGCCAAATTCGATTGTCTTTGCAACCGGCACGCGTGGGGAGGCTGGAGGCGCCGGGTGGGGCGCCGGAGTCGGAACCGGACAGAGTCATGAATTCGCGCGTATCGTGGAGTGTTGACGGCATCGATCCATCCGTAAGGGAGCGGGCCGAAGCTGCTGCGCGTCGCGCGGGCATGTCGCTCAACGATTGGCTCAACTCCACGCTCGGCGAGACTGCGCCGCCGAACTTTCGCGGACCTTACGATCAGCGTCAGGATCAACGTCCGCAACACATGCCGAGTCAGGAGAGCCGCGAAGTCGCCGACATCCACCAGCGGCTCGACGCGATCACCCAGCAGATCGAACGGATTTCAAAGCCCGCGCCGCGCCAAGACTCTTCCCGTGAAAGAGACGTCTCGCGCGAGCAGGGCGTCGCGCGCCAGCTCAACGACGCGATCTCGCGGCTCGATGCGCGCCTGTCGCAAATCTCCCGTCCGCAGCAACAACAGGCGCCGCGGCCAGCCCCTGCCCCATCGCCCGTTGAAACGCGCCAGCGCCAGGCCGACGCGGTGGAGCGCGCGGCAGCCCAAGTCTATCGCAGCTCACCACCCCTGAGCCCCGCATCGTTCGACGTCGCGGTCGCCGAGATCACCGCGCGCCAGAGCGAGCTCGATGGTTTTGCGCCCAGGCAGATGCCGCCGCGCGCCGCACCGTCGATTGCGCCCACAGCGCATTACGCGCCGACCATGGCACCAATGGCGCCGCACGCGTCTGCCTATGCCCCGCCGCCATCGCAGCCGGGGCCGGATTTCTCGGCGCTGGAGCGGCATCTGCTCAAGATCACCAGCCAGATCGAAGCGCTGCAGCGGCCTGACAATACCGAACAGGCGATCAATGCCTTTCGCAGCGAGCTTGCGGAAATTCGCACCGCCATCACCGAGGCGATGCCGCGGCGCGCGATCGAATCGATCGAGAACGAGATCCGCTCGCTGCATCGGCGCATCGACGAGACCCGCTCCAACGGCACCGACGGCCAGGTGCTGTCAGGCATCGAGCGCGCGCTGTCCGACATCAAGCAGGTGCTGCGCACGCTGACGCCGGCCGAGCAGCTCACCGGCTATGACGAGGCGATCCGCAATCTCGGCGCCAAGCTCGACCTGATCCTGCGCGCCAATGACGATCCCTCGACGGTGCGCCAGCTCGAAGGCGCGATCGCCGCGCTGCGCGGCATCGTCTCCAACGTCGCCTCCAACGAGGCGCTGGCACGGCTGTCCGAGGACGTACAGCTGCTGTCGTCCAAGGTCGACCAGATCACCCGCGCCTCCGGCCACAGCGACAGCTTTGCGGTGCTGGAGCAGCGGATCGCCGCGCTCACCGCCGCACTCGAAACCCGCGAGCGGCCGCAGCCATCCGAGAGCACCGAGCATCTGGAAGCCGCGATCCGCGCGCTGTCGGACCGTTTCGACCGCATGCAGGTCGGCAACGATTCCGCCTCGACCTTCGCGCATCTCGAACAGCGGGTCTCGTATCTCTTGGAGCGGATCGAGGCCGCCGCCGATCCGCGCAACGGCAATTTGAGCCGCGTCGAGGACGGCCTGCACGACATCCTCCGCCACCTGGAGCGCCAGCAGGCGACCTATTCGGCGCTCGCCGAGAGCCGCAACGCCGCGCCGCCTGTCGATTCCGGCGTCGTCGATCTCGTCAAGCGCGAGCTCTCCGACATCCGCTTCAGCCAGGCCGAGACCAACCGCAGCACCCAAGACTCGCTCGACGCCGTGCACAGCGCGCTCGGCCACGTCGTCGATCGGCTCTCCATGATCGAGGGCGATCTGCGCGCGGTGCGCACCGCGCCGCCGGCCCCTGCGCCGCAGCCGATGCCGATGGCCGCGCCGATGGAGCCCGCGCCGGTGGCGCGCGAGCCGCGGCCGCAAGCACCGCACCAGCCGAAATACGATCCGAAGCCTGAGCTGCCGAACCCGGCCGCCATGCAACAGCAGCCGCCGCACTCCACCTTCGTCGCTGCGCCGCGTGAATTCCATGCCGCTGCGCCCGCTGCACCGCCGCCGGTGCCGCCGGCGCCGCCTGTTCCGCCGCGCGCGATCAGCGAGATCCTGGAGCCGCATACGGCGCCCGCGCGCGCTGCGATCGCGCCCGAATTGCCGCCGGACCATCCGCTCGAGCCGGGCACACGGCCGGGCGGCCGCGTCGCCACGCCCTCGGAGCGCATCGCCGCCTCTGAAAGCGCGATCAGCGAAATCCCCGCCGCACCGAAGGAGCCGGTGTCGTCGTCGAGCTTCATCGCGGCCGCGCGCCGCGCGGCGCAAGCTGCCGCCGCGCAGCCTCCCGAGAAGCCGGCCCGTGGCGCCAAGGCCGCGATCGCCCGCGCCAAGGAGAAGGGCCAGGAAGGCGGCTCGACCATCACCTCAAAAATCCGCTCGCTGCTGGTCGGCGCGAGCGTCGTCGTGATCGTGCTCGGCACCTTCAAGATGGCGATGAACCTGCTCGAAGGCGGCAGCGCGCCGCCCGCGCCGCAGGCGATGCAGGATATTCCGAGCCAACCGACACCGCAGGCCGCGCCACCGCCGGTCGAGACCAAGCCGGCCGCGCCCGAGCAGATCACGCCATCGATGACCTCGCCGACGCCAATCGGCCGGCAATCGCAGAACAATGCCGCGCCGACGCAGCCCGCGAATTCCGGCGGCGCGGCCTCGGTTGAAATCCCGCAGGCGCCTGCCGCAGCAGTGCCGCCTGCTGCGAGCAGCGACATCACCGGCGCGCTGTCGGGCACCAGCCGTGCACGGCTCGGCCTCATCCAGGTGCCGCCGAGCGAGAAGCTGCCTGACGGCATCGGCGGTCCGGCCCTGCGCACCGCCGCGATGAAGGGCGATGCCAGTGCGGCCTACGAGATCGGCTTGCGCTTCGCGGAAGGCAAGGGCGTCGCCACGAATTACGACGAAGCGGCGAAGTGGTACGATCGCGCGGCGCAGGCCGGCCTGGTGCCCGCCACCTTCCGCCTCGGCACGCTCTACGAAAAGGGTCTCGGCGTAAAGAAGGACGCCGACATCGCCCGCCGCTACTACACGCAAGCCGCCGAGCGCGGCAACGCCAAGGCGATGCACAATCTCGCGGTGCTCGATGCCGATGGCGGCGGACGCGGCGCCAATTACAAGAGCGCGGCGCAGTGGTTCCGCAAGGCAGCCGATCGCGGCGTCGCCGACAGCCAGTTCAACCTCGGCATCCTCTATGCCCGCGGCATCGGCGTCGAGCAGAACCTCGCCGAGTCCTACAAATGGTTCAGCCTCGCGGCCGCGCAGGGCGATGCGGATGCCGCCGGCAAGCGCGACGACGTCGCCAAGCGCCTCGACCCGCAATCGCTCGCCGCCGCCAAGCTCGCGATCCAGACTTTCAGCGCCGAGCCGCAGCCCGACGATGCCGTCAACGTCGCGGCTCCGAACGGCGGCTGGGACAGCGCGCCGCAGGCGAATGCGAAGCCGGCGCCGAAGCCGGTCGCCGCCAAGCGCTCGGCCTCCGCGGCGCATTGAAGCGCGATGCGATAGCGCTCCGCGAACAGGGTCCTTCGCACTACGGCGGCGTTTCCCAGGCAAGCCTGTCGATGTTGCCGAGCGGCGTAATTTGATTCGACAGGAATATGACCGCGCGCAATCCATCGGTGTAATAGGGGTCGCCTGTCAGATTTGCACGCGGCGCGGATGGTGGTGCGGCTCCGACGCCATTGACGTAACCGAATCGCTCGCTGAATCCGGACATGATGAGATCCTGAAGAAAATAGGCCCGATCGAAATCGACGTCGGGCGCAATCTTGTGCGTGGTCAAGTTCCATGTCTGATCGGTCAGGCGGACACCAATATCCCGGCTCACATGGCCGACCCACACCCTTCGATTATCGAAGGTGTACGGCGTCAGCCAAAATCGGGCGTGAATGCGCTCATTGATGGTGGACCGGGCTTTCTGAACGACGACGTCTTCCCTGCGGCCGAACACGTAAAGCGGGCTCACGGGCGACGTCTGATACGGATCTCGAAGCAAGAAAGCGCGCGCGGTCTCGATCGCGCTTGCAAAATCGAGCTGTCTGGCAAGGTGCCAGCCGCGGGCAATGAGAGGGACGATGGGGTCTTGCTTGCTTTCGATGATGACGAGATTGAGCGGATCACCGTCACGTTTCCCCTCGGGCCCTTTAGTACAGCAGGCGAAGTTTGCAAATCTCTCCCGCAATGACGAAAGATCGAGTTCCTCGATCTTCGTGCCGGGATAGACTTTCTCGGCCCGAATATTGGTGCCGACAAACGGCGGCCCTGGAACCGACAGCGCAAGGTCGAAGCTCTCCACGCGGCTCTTCCCGACGATCATGATGTGTGCATATTTGATGCCGGCATCCAGAACCCCGTAGACGAAGCCTGTCGTCTTGCTGTGCGGCGCAAGCTCGGTCGGCATCTGGCGCTTGAGAAAGAATTCGTCACGGGCGCGGTTGGCGAACCATGACAGAGCGCCGTGGAATCTGTAGGCGACCTCATAGGCAGAATAATAATCGGGATCCATGGTGACCGGGAGAAGCGCCAATGCCTCATTGGTCTCGTTCTCGATCGACAGCCAGACGGGTTGAATGTTGTAGCCGGCCAGATTTTCACCAAAGCTCCTCTCGCTCTCATCCGCTCCGAGTGCGCTCGCACTCACCTTGATTCCCGGTACCGACTTCTGCTGGGCGCGGTTGATGAAGCTTGCATCTCCGCTCGGATCTGGTGAAAACCGAAATGAGTTGACGACCGCTATCAACGTCAGCGCGAGAGCCAAAAACACGACACTCAGGATCTTGTGCGCCCTGATCGTCTTGATGGGGTTGAGAAGAGCGACGACATTCTCGTTCATCTTGTCACCCGGCCTTTTCGTCAGGACGATGCGGATCAGGCTGCGTTCACGTCCCTCTACCTCGGTTATCGTCCCGGGCTGACGATGCTCGGCTGTTGATCTGCATCAACGCTTCGGGCCCCTTTCGATGGCGGCAATCGCCAGTGCGGGTGTGCATGGAGGCACGCCGTTCGCTGCTGGGCTATTTCCAGGCAAAAGAAGCCGCAGACGCAGTGCCTTGAATTCGGCTCAGCGCACAGGTCTGTTGCGAAAAACGCCGTGCCGTGTTCAATTCGTTGTCCCGCGGCGCGGCGTTTTCGGCTATGTGAGGAACGCGGCAATCGCTCGTCCTGCACAAGCATTCCGCAGTCTTCGATCGTCCGCCGGACCAGGCTCGATGCAGCTCTATCTCCCGATCGCCGATCTTCCGGTCAACGTCTTCCTGGTGCTGGCAATGGGCGCGGCGGTCGGCTTCGTCTCCGGCATGTTCGGGATCGGCGGCGGCTTCCTGATGACGCCGCTTTTGATCTTCATCGGCATCACGCCGGCCGTCGCGGTCGCTTCCGTGGCGAGCCACATCGCGGCCTCGTCCTTTTCCGGCGCCCTCTCTTATTGGCGACGGCGCGCGATCGATCCGGCGCTGGCGAGTGTCTTGTTATGCGGCGGTGTGACCGGCACGGCGCTCGGCGTGTGGACCTTCACGCAGCTTCGCGCGCTCGGCCAGCTCGACCTGATGATCGCGCTGTCCTACGTCGTGCTGCTCACCACGGTCGGCAGCCTGATGTTCTCCGAGGGCCTGCGCGCCCTGATGCGGACCCGGCGCGGCGCGGTGCCGCCGCGGCGCACGCACAACTGGATCCACGGCCTGCCGCTGAAGATGCGGTTCAAGCGCT is a genomic window of Bradyrhizobium sp. CB1717 containing:
- a CDS encoding FAD-dependent oxidoreductase, with protein sequence MSYKNFKVETDSDGIALVTWDIPGRSMNVLDETSTNELDAIVKATTADAAVKGVVITSAKEAFCAGADLSMLEGMNQAYAKVFKEQGETAANQMLFDQSRRFSQVLRSIETSGKPWAAAINGLALGGGFEITLCCHYRVAAENPKTRLGLPEVKVGLFPGAGGTQRVPRLVPPQDAMTILLKGDPVTVEKAKALNLIHAVVPAADLVKAAKDWIKGGGKAVAPWDEKGFKLPGGPVFSKAGMMMFPAGNAIYRRETYDNYPAARAIMSCVYEGLQLPIDAALRVESRYFTSVLRSKEAAAMIRSLFLSMQELNKGARRPKDVAPTKVKKIAVIGAGFMGASVGYVSARAGLDVVLIDRDQESADKGKAHAQKVIEDQIKKGRAKPADAEALLARITPTADYAALKDVDLVIEAVFEDRKVKAETFAKAQEYLKPDVIFASNTSTLPISSLAEGFKDQGKFVGIHFFSPVEKMMLVEIILGKNTGDVALATALDYVRQIGKTPIVVNDSRGFFANRCVGRYVAEGNEMFLEGVPPAMIENCAKMAGMPVGPLSLSDEVALDLGLKIMKATEADLGPNAINPDQKKLMVEMVEKQGRLGRKNSKGFYDYPEKGKGQKSLWPGLSALQPKQLDPDTLDIEELKQRFLVVQAVEAARTVEDNVITDPREADVGSILGFGFAPFTGGTLSYIDFMGTKKFVELCHKLEAKYGSRFTPPKLLEEMAAKGETFYGRFAPKKAAAA
- a CDS encoding acetyl-CoA C-acetyltransferase, whose translation is MADAYIYDHVRTPRGRGKADGALHEVTALALATVPLKALKDRNNLPEDSVDDVVLGVVDPVGEAGSDIARFAALKAGLGEAVPGVQISRFCASGLDAVNFAAAQVMSGQHELVIGGGAESMSRVGIGASGGAWPMDPSMAVPAYFMPQGVSADLIATKYGFSRDDVDAYAVQSQQRAAKAWDEGRFNKSVVPVKDINGLTILAKDEHMRPSTTMQSLAQLQPSFTMMAQMGGFDGVAVQSHPEIERVNYVHHAGNSSGIVDGAGAVLLGSKEAGAKYGMKPRAKIRAFANIGSEPAMMLTGPVDVTEKLFARSGMKKSDIDLFELNEAFASVVLRYIQAFDIDNAKINVNGGAIALGHPLGATGAMILGTVLDELERTNKSTALVTLCIGGGMGTATIIERV
- a CDS encoding acyl-CoA dehydrogenase C-terminal domain-containing protein, with the translated sequence MPIYKAPVEDVNFLLNDVFQIDRYDNLAGFSDASSDVREAILGEAAKLSEEVLQPLNRVGDLEGCKRADDGSVTTPKGFKDAFKQVAEGGWLGLSAPTEFGGQGLPVTLSQAVNEFQISANMAFSMYGGLTMGATAALLVHGTPEQKQTYVPKMIAGEWTGTMNLTEPHCGTDLGMLRTKAVRQADGSFKITGTKIFISAGEHDLADNIIHLVLARIEGAPAGIKGVSLFVVPKFLVNADGSVGQRNGVVCGSIEHKMGIHGNSTCVMNYDNATGWLIGEENKGMQGMFVMMNEARLGVAVQGLAQSEVAYQNAVAYARERIQGRALTGAKAPDKQADPIIVHPDVRRTLLSIRAFNEAARAFVMWTALKSDVAHRSEDPKDRQAADDHMGLMTPVLKGFLTEYGFANAVQAQQMYGGHGYIAEQGMEQFVRDARIAMIYEGANGIQALDLVGRKLPRDGGRAIMAFFGEVMAFAKENGGDEAMKPFITPLSASLGHLQQATTWLMQNAMMKPDNAGAAATDYMHLFGFVALGYMWAKMAKVTNAKIAESGATPYLSTKLVTGRFFMERMLPETAANLARIQSGCATIMELPAEAF
- a CDS encoding nuclear transport factor 2 family protein — translated: MTGLDSWYAYMKSHDRAALWDLLHPDAVFESPVVHSPQRGRDITFKYLSSAEKVLGGPGFTYVGEWKSADGAVLEFKNVIDGIEINGVDIITFDTEGRITHFKVMVRPLKAINMLHRLMAEQLAATQS
- a CDS encoding PadR family transcriptional regulator, with translation MALGDAILACLTERPMTGYELAKTFDSSIGFFWKADHQQIYRELSKLRDRGYIQGREVVQSGKPNKLIYTLTPEGRTALRHWAARPSTPPSIKDDLLVRLHALDSIDTEPMRTDLMARLEHHRDRHANYERILKKRFPDGTAEGRLDLGNLLLLQLGARHEQMVADFCEEALAALSTMSGKAAVVPIEDGKREKG
- a CDS encoding LssY C-terminal domain-containing protein: MNENVVALLNPIKTIRAHKILSVVFLALALTLIAVVNSFRFSPDPSGDASFINRAQQKSVPGIKVSASALGADESERSFGENLAGYNIQPVWLSIENETNEALALLPVTMDPDYYSAYEVAYRFHGALSWFANRARDEFFLKRQMPTELAPHSKTTGFVYGVLDAGIKYAHIMIVGKSRVESFDLALSVPGPPFVGTNIRAEKVYPGTKIEELDLSSLRERFANFACCTKGPEGKRDGDPLNLVIIESKQDPIVPLIARGWHLARQLDFASAIETARAFLLRDPYQTSPVSPLYVFGRREDVVVQKARSTINERIHARFWLTPYTFDNRRVWVGHVSRDIGVRLTDQTWNLTTHKIAPDVDFDRAYFLQDLIMSGFSERFGYVNGVGAAPPSAPRANLTGDPYYTDGLRAVIFLSNQITPLGNIDRLAWETPP